The Phaseolus vulgaris cultivar G19833 chromosome 5, P. vulgaris v2.0, whole genome shotgun sequence genomic interval CAAAAGCCTAGATTCATTTCTTTTTGGTTGGTATCTTTATGAAGTTTGCTAATTATATTGCAAAAGTTTGATTTACTTTACATGTTATTTTGAAAAGGAAATACTAATCAATCAAATGATATCATCAACAGATTCAACACAATCTAAACTTCTAGACTGGTCTAAGCGCTTCAACATCATATGTGCAATTGCTCATGGACTTCTTTATCTGCATCAAGATTCTAGACTAAGGATCATACACAGAGATCTAAAAGCAAGTAATATTTTGCTAgatgatgatatgaatccaaaaaTTTCAGATTTTGGTTTAGCAAGACTTTGTGGAGATGATCAAATTGAAGGGAATACAAATAGAGTGGTTGGAACATAGTAAGTATATTTTCCTACACTgtaactattataaaaaaagaaaaatgattttttgacACCCCATTTTTCCTTTGTTCTAAATTACACATTCTTTAAGTGTTAGATTTCTTATGTGATGGGggtatttttgtaaaataataggCATAAGATAGATGTAATTTGGAGTATTGGGTGTCAAATTATCACTactctatataaaaaaaaataacttcaacttaattttttgtgattcttttttcAGTGATTATATGGCACCAGAATACGCCATTGATGGTTTATTCTCCATAAAATCTGATGTATTCAGCTTTGGCGTATTATTGTTGGAGATTGTGAGTGGAAAGAAAAATAGAGGAGTTACAAGTACAAGCGATACTTATAATCTCATTGGACATGTGggtaaaaaaatcaattatatgcatttaatttaatgaaatgtATTTAACAATTAGATTTGAATTGTGACAGGCATGGAGATTGTGGAAAGATGATGATCcaacaaaattgattgatatTTGTTTAGAAGAGTCATGTGTTGTATCTGAAGTCTTACGTTGCATTCAAGTTGGTCTTTTATGTCTACAACTTCATCCAAATGATAGACCAAACATGGCATCTGTGGTTGTTATGTTGACCAATGAAACCATTTTAGCTCAACCAAAGGAGCCTGGTTTTTTTATTGGAAAAGCGATTCCTAGTGAAGTAGAATCTTCTACTGGAAAAGAAATATTTGTTTCAGTTAATGAAATGTCTATTTCACTATTGGATGCTAgataatgtttttatttcttaCACTATGTATGAACCTAATGCCAATATATGTTTGACTCTTATCCTAATGAGGTATATTGATTTTATAAGTCTCAGGAGAACAAAATGTTTATTCCAATAGTTAAGTTATAAGACTTTTTCATTCAATAATAGActctctgttttttttaataggcaaaaagaatattataaacGATAGAGTACATATAGATAAGATGTTGGATGTAGACAACTAAACAACAACATATTTCATACATGAACAACAAGAGAAAATCATCTTAACACAACAAAAAAATAACCTCAATTCATAGGATCCTAATTAATAACCTCATTTAATACTTTTAGCTCCTAAGTAGAACACCTGACATTGGTTATTTAATGGTTATTTAATCTAAATTGTTTCTTCGCTCACAAAGAAAAACTCCCTTAAGGACAAAACTATATCAATTTTTGTTTGCAATAATTGCAAGTTTTTTTACAATGGTAGTCTTAACTATACAGTTGATTCTAGGACTAGATTGTATATTAATCATGTGCAAATAACAAacaattattgataaatagtttttaatctaattaactatcaaggttttagttactaactttaaaatttaaataattgataactaaaattttaaaagttaattagatatcaatttaaaaaatatttatcaataataaaaattaatttaaatactaataattttttaatatttaaaataatatttaatttactcaatataacaaataattatttttatattaataggAGAGTTATGCGTAAACATCGATGAAATTGAAAAGAATTATTTTCCATTTGTTAGTATCTATTGATTAAATGTTTTACCTTGATTAAGGATACTTTTCGTACATCACGTCAAATGTAACAATCATTTTCTTAAAATGATCTCTATCTAATCCTTTTGAAGGATTTTTTTAAcgttaaaaattactttttatattcTTCTTTCCCAATGTCCAAATAAATGTAgtcatttttcttaaaacaaataAACTAAAAGGTGTGAAATCACATATCATTCTCATATATTCACCATTATAGCACCATTTCAATTACACTTTTCAAGATTCCAAAGAAAATGTTGGAAAGGATTAAGGCACTCTTTATGAGCACAAACCAGTTTCATGCTTTGGTAGAAGAGGTGATCTTGTAGGTCACATAAGCTCCCAAGGCCATGATCACAAGAATGGCAGCACCCATGTTTGCAACCAAAggcttttcttcttcattcaaCTTTCCTTCTCCAATCTTGGTGACTACCTCTGCAGCTGAAGCAACCACTTCTCTCATTCCTTTCCCTATTGTGAACatctcatcatcctcttttctctttcctttctcAATGTTACTCTCAGTGCTTTCTTTTACCTTCTCTGTTGCAGCAATGGAACCTGCACCTTCTTTTGGTCTTGTCTTCAATATCTCTGCTCCTTTCCAAACCTCATTGTGATTGATGTATCTCTGACCTGACTTTATTCTCTGGTCAAGGTTATTCCAATCAACTTTATCTTCCTTTTCATGTattctcttcttcactttttcTATATATGTTGCAATGTCATTCTGTTTATTTTCCTCCTCCTTCTCATGTTGTTCTGTTTTTCTGTCATGACCCATGATTGTTGATGTGGGTTTTGGCTCAATTTCCTCATGACCCTTTTGAGATTTCCCTGTTTCCTTTAGTGGGGTTGAAGCAAAAAGTGGTGAGGATTTCAGCATGGGTTCCTCTTGAACACTTCTAGGCCTTGGTGACATGTCTCCAACATGTTTTTCTCCCTGTTCCATTATTGGGATTGGAGATTTTGGAGGCATGACTACTTCTTTAAGCTTTGGTTGATCAAGCACAGGTTTTTCAGAAGAACTAACAAGTGGAGATGGAGGAATTTTGTGTGGTGTTTTGGATTGCAATTTGGGTGAAATATTAGGGTTCTTTGGCATTGTAACAACGAGAGTTCCAAGTTCATACTTGCCCTGAAGTTTCTCCACTTCGCAATCTTGTGGAACAGAGTATGTTTGCTCGAAATTGCTTATTCTATTGCCTCCCAATGATCGTTCTCCAGAAACCCTCACCACTCGAGAAGATCTCACaaaatttatctttatcttCTCCTTTACGAAACCTGTAGAACAATGCAGAACATAATGATGCATTAATTTCACGTACGAATCTTCAAAATTGCATGCATGTCACTTTAATTATGTGAGAATTTTGTTGGAATATGATTGCTTATCATGTCACTTTAATTTGGAAAAATCTTCTATGTTTATAATTATCTCAGTAAATTCCATTATTTGTTGATAAGATAcattactaaaaaaatcattaaataaataaaaaataattttaaagataaaaaattattaatttatatattgattaaattagatactatttgagtgacaaaaattattgatatctaaattagttttcattattgataaataatttataaattagtatttaattaattactaattattatatctaaaactttgatatcaatttaaaaattatttatcaataatagaaactaatttaaatattattaatttttttagtctctaaaataatatccaattttatcaatataacaactaattattgttgatctctaaaattgatttttatttaataatatttttttttgtgatagAAAACAATTTAGTTATATAATGACTGTTATAAGAAGCAAGtatatttgttgttttttttaaaaaaaacactaattttttaaaaatggatagaattttctttttaaaataattagaaaattatgtttttttaaataatgagaTTAGATGAAATACATAACGCAACTACTTATTTACACTCAGATCAGAGgcaattttgttaatatatagatacaaacaataacaaaaataacaggTTTGAAGAAAGGcagatataattaattaatattcataaatgtACTAACCAGGAAGATGAATGTGAAGAAAATATGCAGCTTTATCTTCCTTCATCTCTGACTTGGGCTCAAAGGTTTCATACAGAGGACGAATGGAAGCTTGTGGtcttgttgatcttgatcttggTGTTCTTCCAGAAGCCATGACTTAGGTTTAATGTTTTAGATAGGGTTCTGCATGTGTAGGTTATGGAATTGGACTTATATAGATGTAGACTTGGTTTTCTTGTTCAAGAGACTATTCCTTTTCTGAACTTTGGTTTGTTAATGTATTAGGGTTGGATTTTCCCTCTCTTCCCTGGTTAGGGAAGTTCAAGCATAACTTCTTTGCCAAATAAAGCAATTGTTCTTTGTTTTTCATCTACACTTACAGAACAATGTCAGAATATCAAAAATCATAAGTCTTTTGCTTATGATTTTAGGTTTTTTAACCCAATTCTGCCAACTTCTGTGGCTTGTTCACATGAAGAAAACACCTACgtctttttatctttctttctcCTCTATAtgcttcttttccttctttctttCATGTCAAGTTTTCTACCTAAACTATACCTTCAAAGTACTCCAAAACAAGGTTTTATTCTTAGCCCCATTTTTGTCttctatttttcttaattatatgTTTCCTTCTTTTTATTCAGTAAACCATTTCCAATTATAATTTAGGCTCAAACATATTTTAATTCCTTCAAAAATAAGAAACTCTCAATTTTTATCCTTATAACATGTTTTTttagattttcaataaattggAAAAAACGTTTTAGTTCTTAGAAcattagaattttaatttttaattcccTTTCAAAAAAGCTTCTTTAATTTTTACCTTCAAAAAATTTGAAGTTGTTGCATTTGTCTTGAATATTTATTTCAAGAtgaacaaataaaatttattttacgaGCTACATTAAAACATAACATTAGTGTTCGTTATTTTAAGTAATTACTTGAATTTTTTTCTCTACAAAACAAGTatcacaataaaaaatatactaatTTACAATATTAGAGAACCaaaataaaaaggttttaaaaaaataaatgaaattcacATATTAGATGTCACTATTAGTGTAAGAACTTTTACACTATCATTTAATCATAAATCAGTTTAACATAAATCACTTTAACAAGAGACAATAAATTTAGTGCATATTGTCTGTGATTAGATGATTgtaaatattgttttaatttgtttagaaCAAGATTCTGagggaaaatattttgattGTATAATGTGTAACAGAAGATAAAGtgaccaaaagaaaaaaaattcatatttcgAAGCGAAGCTAGTAAGATATAACAAATatgaaggaaaaataaaattttggtgGTCCTAATATTTCATCTGAAAGTGAATAGCAGCAGCTAAGTGTGAAGATTCCACTGCCAAACAGTTACAGGGAGTTTCAAACTAAAATGGCATATGATGAAATGAAgctaaaacattaaaatattacaCATACAATTCAATTTGACCCTGATGTTAAGTAGATAAATGGCAGAAATACATGTTATGATAAATAAGGAtgtcaaaatttaataatattaaaaaaaatgtcaaacaGCTAGAGAGACC includes:
- the LOC137834666 gene encoding inactive protein RESTRICTED TEV MOVEMENT 2-like; the encoded protein is MASGRTPRSRSTRPQASIRPLYETFEPKSEMKEDKAAYFLHIHLPGFVKEKIKINFVRSSRVVRVSGERSLGGNRISNFEQTYSVPQDCEVEKLQGKYELGTLVVTMPKNPNISPKLQSKTPHKIPPSPLVSSSEKPVLDQPKLKEVVMPPKSPIPIMEQGEKHVGDMSPRPRSVQEEPMLKSSPLFASTPLKETGKSQKGHEEIEPKPTSTIMGHDRKTEQHEKEEENKQNDIATYIEKVKKRIHEKEDKVDWNNLDQRIKSGQRYINHNEVWKGAEILKTRPKEGAGSIAATEKVKESTESNIEKGKRKEDDEMFTIGKGMREVVASAAEVVTKIGEGKLNEEEKPLVANMGAAILVIMALGAYVTYKITSSTKA